From the Purpureocillium takamizusanense chromosome 6, complete sequence genome, one window contains:
- a CDS encoding uncharacterized protein (antiSMASH:Cluster_6.1~EggNog:ENOG503P2AH~COG:S) → MASSSSAATTATETSPQQQQQQRHHQQQEEEEEQQQQVAHDAELIFQYHQLHHAPQPSDVIFCLCSLDLRVAARAAQLWLDGLAPWLVFSGASGKLTRGLFGGLPEAEAFAAVARRMGVPGARIVVEPRATNTGENVRFTHALLRERGVPARSLILVQKPYMERRTWATFRRQWPGADGDGDGNGGDGEEDGAVRMCVTSPRFDAFEDYPDAENPRRLVLNVMVGDLVRIRDYPARGFQVEQEIPPDVWAAMERLVAAGYNEHLPEGFTLEK, encoded by the coding sequence cctcgccgcagcagcagcaacagcaaaggcaccaccaacaacaagaagaggaagaagagcagcaacagcaggtcgcgcacgacgccgagctcatcTTCCAATACCACCAGCTCCACCACGCGCCGCAGCCCTCCGACGTCATCTTCTGCCTCTGCAGCCTGGacctgcgcgtcgccgcgcgcgccgcccagctgtggctcgacgggctcgcgcCGTGGCTCGTCTTCTCGGGCGCCTCGGGCAAGCTCACGCGCGGGCTCTTCGGCGggctgcccgaggccgaggcctttgccgccgtggcccgccgcatgggcgtccccggcgcgcgcatcgtcgtcgagccgcgCGCGACCAACACGGGCGAGAACGTCCGCTTCACCcacgccctgctgcgcgagcggGGCGTCCCCGCGCGctccctcatcctcgtccagAAGCCGTACATGGAGCGTCGCACGTGGGCTACGTTTCGCAGGCAGTGGCCCGGCgctgatggcgatggcgatggcaatggcggtgatggcgaggaggacggggcgGTGCGCATGTGCGtcacgtcgccgcgcttcgACGCCTTCGAAGACTACCCCGACGCGGAAAACCCCCGTCGTCTGGTCCTCAACGTCATGGTCGGGGACCTCGTCCGCATACGCGACTACCCCGCGCGCGGGTTCCAGGTCGAGCAGGAGATCCCGCCCGACGTCTGGGCGGCCATGGagcggctggtggcggctggcTACAACGAGCACTTGCCGGAAGGGTTCACGTTGGAAAAGTAG